A genomic window from Ruminiclostridium cellulolyticum H10 includes:
- a CDS encoding THUMP domain-containing class I SAM-dependent RNA methyltransferase, which translates to MSKLQLIATSAFGIEAITARELKKLGYFEQKVENGKVTFSGDESAVCRTNLWLRTADRVLLKMGEFKALSFEELFEQTKALPWDEIIPIDAEFPVEGKSIDSKLFSVPDCQAIVKKAVVEKLKQKYKCEWFEENGPRYRIEVALLKDIVTLTIDTSGSGLHKRGYRRLVGGAPLKETLACAMILVSHWNKDRVLLDPFCGSGTIPIEAAMIGKNIAPGLGREFDAEKWPFIPQNLWDDARDEAYDLMVEDQELRIHGSDIDEDAMSLARYHAKKAGVEDAIHLQRLAMADISSRYKYGIIICNPPYGERLGEKEAVENLYREMGKVFKKLDTWSYYVITSNMEFEKLFGKRADKKRKLYNGRLLCNYYQFFGPPPPKQINNLQQ; encoded by the coding sequence ATGAGCAAATTACAACTTATCGCTACATCAGCATTTGGTATAGAAGCTATAACAGCAAGAGAATTAAAGAAGCTGGGATATTTCGAACAAAAAGTCGAGAACGGAAAGGTGACTTTTTCAGGTGATGAATCGGCTGTTTGCAGAACCAATTTGTGGCTGAGGACGGCAGACCGTGTATTACTAAAAATGGGTGAATTCAAAGCCTTGAGTTTTGAAGAACTTTTTGAACAAACAAAAGCCTTGCCATGGGACGAAATAATACCTATTGATGCAGAATTCCCGGTAGAAGGTAAGTCAATCGATTCAAAGCTTTTTAGTGTTCCTGATTGCCAGGCTATAGTAAAAAAAGCAGTTGTTGAAAAGCTAAAGCAAAAATACAAATGTGAATGGTTTGAAGAAAACGGCCCCCGATATAGAATAGAAGTAGCCTTACTAAAGGATATTGTTACTCTTACCATAGATACAAGCGGATCAGGACTTCATAAAAGGGGCTATAGAAGGCTAGTAGGAGGTGCTCCCTTGAAAGAGACTCTTGCATGTGCAATGATTCTGGTAAGTCATTGGAATAAGGACAGAGTTTTACTCGATCCATTTTGCGGAAGCGGGACTATTCCAATAGAAGCAGCCATGATAGGAAAGAATATTGCACCAGGTCTGGGACGTGAATTCGATGCAGAAAAGTGGCCATTTATTCCCCAAAACCTGTGGGATGATGCACGGGACGAGGCATATGATTTGATGGTTGAGGATCAGGAACTTAGAATTCACGGATCGGATATAGATGAAGACGCCATGAGTTTAGCCAGATACCATGCGAAAAAAGCAGGTGTCGAGGATGCAATACATCTTCAGAGGCTAGCAATGGCCGATATAAGCTCCAGATACAAATACGGGATTATTATATGTAATCCCCCTTATGGTGAGAGGCTAGGTGAAAAGGAAGCCGTAGAAAACCTTTATAGAGAAATGGGTAAAGTGTTTAAAAAGCTGGATACGTGGTCATATTATGTCATTACCTCCAATATGGAATTTGAAAAACTGTTTGGTAAAAGAGCAGATAAAAAACGTAAGTTATATAACGGTAGACTTCTTTGTAACTATTATCAGTTTTTTGGACCGCCTCCGCCGAAACAAATAAACAATTTACAGCAATAA
- the gdhA gene encoding NADP-specific glutamate dehydrogenase yields the protein MKILQNVMDEVIKRNPGEPEFHQAVKEVLESLEVVAEKNPEWVEAGIFKRIVEPERQIIFRVPWVDDNGKVHVNRGFRIQFNSAIGPYKGGLRLHPSVNVSILKFLGFEQIFKNSLTGLPIGGGKGGSDFDPKGKSNLEIMRFCQSFMTELSKHIGADTDVPAGDIGTGAREIGYMYGQYKRLRNEYTGVLTGKGLTWGGSLARTQATGYGLCYFMNEALKAKGKSFKGATVVVSGSGNVAIYATEKVYQLGGKVVALSDSNGYVYDPDGIKLDTVKQIKEVERKRISEYVKIHKNATYTEGCSGIWGVKCDIALPSATQNEIDEASAKLLVANGCYAVGEGANMPSTPGAVEVYLKNNIIYGPAKAANAGGVATSALEMCQNSARYSWTFEEVDSKLKDIMVNIYKNVSTAAKEYGMEDNLVAGANIAGFLKVANAMYAHGVAY from the coding sequence ATGAAAATATTACAAAATGTAATGGATGAAGTTATTAAAAGAAATCCCGGCGAACCAGAATTTCATCAGGCTGTAAAAGAAGTTCTCGAATCTCTTGAGGTTGTTGCCGAGAAAAATCCTGAATGGGTTGAAGCAGGTATATTCAAAAGAATAGTAGAACCTGAAAGACAAATCATTTTCAGAGTACCTTGGGTTGATGATAACGGTAAAGTACATGTGAACCGTGGTTTCAGAATTCAATTCAACAGTGCAATTGGTCCATATAAGGGTGGTTTAAGACTTCATCCTTCCGTAAATGTAAGTATCCTCAAATTTCTCGGTTTTGAACAAATCTTCAAAAATTCATTGACAGGTCTTCCAATAGGCGGCGGTAAGGGCGGTAGCGATTTTGATCCAAAAGGAAAATCCAATCTTGAAATTATGAGATTCTGCCAGAGCTTTATGACAGAGTTATCAAAGCATATCGGTGCTGATACTGATGTTCCCGCGGGCGATATCGGAACTGGTGCAAGAGAAATCGGTTATATGTACGGACAGTACAAGAGATTGAGAAATGAATATACAGGTGTTCTCACAGGTAAAGGATTAACTTGGGGAGGAAGTCTTGCTCGTACTCAAGCTACAGGTTACGGTCTCTGCTACTTTATGAATGAAGCATTAAAAGCAAAGGGTAAGTCATTCAAGGGTGCTACAGTAGTTGTTTCAGGTTCCGGTAACGTTGCAATTTATGCTACTGAGAAAGTTTATCAATTGGGTGGAAAAGTTGTCGCTTTAAGTGATTCAAACGGATATGTCTATGATCCTGACGGAATTAAGCTTGATACTGTTAAGCAAATTAAAGAAGTTGAAAGAAAGCGTATCAGTGAATATGTTAAAATTCATAAGAATGCAACCTACACAGAAGGCTGCTCAGGTATCTGGGGCGTTAAGTGCGACATTGCTCTTCCTTCAGCTACTCAGAACGAAATAGATGAAGCATCTGCAAAATTGTTGGTAGCAAACGGCTGCTATGCAGTTGGAGAAGGTGCAAACATGCCTTCAACTCCTGGAGCTGTTGAAGTTTACCTTAAGAATAATATTATTTATGGACCTGCTAAAGCTGCAAACGCAGGCGGCGTTGCAACTTCTGCACTAGAAATGTGTCAGAACAGTGCTCGTTATTCATGGACTTTTGAAGAAGTTGATTCAAAGCTCAAGGATATTATGGTTAATATCTACAAGAACGTAAGCACTGCTGCAAAAGAATATGGTATGGAGGATAATCTTGTTGCCGGTGCTAACATTGCAGGTTTCCTGAAGGTTGCCAATGCTATGTACGCCCATGGAGTTGCATACTAA
- a CDS encoding RluA family pseudouridine synthase encodes MIPKIVYEDNHLLVVEKPVNIPVQADNSKDIDMLTLLKQYLKEKYNKPGEVYLGLVHRLDRPVGGVMVFAKTSKCASRLSDQIRTRTFKKTYLAIVRGVPQKQKDELRNFLLKDSSENMVHVVKEGTRDAKEAILDYEVLKSNGELSLLQIQLHTGRPHQIRVQLSHSGYPLYGDQRYGIYVNKPGQQIALWASSLTLEHPTKKEEMTFGCGTPEKKPWTELV; translated from the coding sequence ATGATTCCTAAAATTGTATATGAGGACAATCATCTACTAGTAGTAGAAAAGCCTGTAAATATCCCTGTTCAGGCCGATAATTCAAAGGATATTGACATGCTTACGTTACTGAAACAGTATCTTAAAGAAAAATACAATAAGCCCGGTGAAGTTTATCTTGGTCTGGTACATAGACTTGACAGGCCTGTAGGTGGTGTAATGGTATTTGCCAAAACATCAAAATGTGCGTCAAGGCTTTCTGATCAAATACGTACTAGAACATTTAAAAAGACATATCTTGCTATAGTAAGAGGCGTTCCACAAAAGCAGAAAGATGAACTAAGGAATTTTCTTTTAAAAGACAGCTCTGAGAACATGGTTCATGTTGTAAAGGAAGGTACAAGGGACGCCAAGGAAGCTATTCTAGATTATGAGGTACTTAAATCAAATGGTGAATTAAGTTTATTGCAAATACAGCTTCATACGGGAAGACCGCACCAGATAAGGGTTCAGCTTTCTCATTCAGGGTACCCCCTCTATGGGGATCAACGGTATGGAATTTATGTAAACAAGCCCGGACAACAAATAGCACTTTGGGCGTCCTCATTAACGTTGGAGCATCCCACTAAAAAGGAAGAAATGACATTTGGCTGTGGAACACCGGAAAAAAAACCCTGGACTGAATTAGTATAA
- a CDS encoding class I SAM-dependent methyltransferase — translation MLLADEWKEYELIETGDGEKLERWGNIILRRPDPQIIWPIKDKKVWDRADAHYHRSQSGGGQWEFKKKVPKRWTISFNDLKFYIEPTGFKHTGLFPEQAVNWKWMINSIQKANRPIRVLNLFAYTGGATVATAYAGAEVCHVDAAKGMVNWAKENLALSGLADRPVRFITDDCMKFVQREIRRGKKYDGIIMDPPSYGRGPGGEIWKIEDSLYGFVEQCMGLLSDKPLFFLVNSYTTGFSPTVLSNILKKTIGRRFKGTYSSGEVGIPVSNSGLVLPCGIYGRWENR, via the coding sequence ATGTTACTGGCAGACGAATGGAAGGAATATGAATTAATAGAGACCGGAGACGGTGAAAAGCTTGAACGTTGGGGGAATATTATACTCAGGAGACCTGACCCGCAGATAATATGGCCTATAAAGGATAAAAAGGTATGGGACAGGGCGGATGCACATTATCATAGAAGCCAAAGCGGAGGAGGGCAGTGGGAATTTAAGAAAAAGGTTCCGAAACGCTGGACGATATCGTTTAATGACTTGAAATTCTATATAGAACCTACAGGTTTCAAACATACAGGTTTATTTCCTGAACAGGCAGTTAACTGGAAGTGGATGATTAACAGTATTCAGAAGGCAAACAGACCTATCAGAGTTCTAAATCTTTTTGCCTATACAGGAGGTGCTACTGTTGCAACTGCATATGCGGGAGCTGAGGTCTGTCACGTTGATGCAGCAAAGGGAATGGTAAATTGGGCAAAGGAAAACCTTGCATTATCGGGCTTGGCTGACAGGCCGGTTAGGTTTATAACCGACGATTGCATGAAATTTGTACAGCGTGAGATTAGGAGAGGCAAAAAATATGACGGAATAATAATGGACCCACCTTCCTACGGGAGAGGGCCGGGAGGAGAAATATGGAAAATAGAAGATTCCCTGTATGGGTTTGTTGAACAATGTATGGGCCTTTTATCGGACAAACCGTTATTTTTCTTGGTAAACTCATATACTACAGGCTTTTCTCCTACAGTACTAAGTAACATTTTAAAAAAGACAATTGGGAGGAGATTTAAAGGGACATATAGCAGCGGCGAGGTTGGAATACCCGTAAGCAATTCAGGTCTGGTACTTCCATGTGGCATTTACGGAAGGTGGGAGAATAGATGA
- a CDS encoding hydrolase yields the protein MFIPEIEGNLRKHMVKIPDIINQASGINIFGKNIKSLLFSTDVALIKNCNAHAVIAVYPFTPQPVITHAIIAASDIPVFCGVGGGTTTGKRIINIAMDAEFQGAIGVVVNAPTPNEIIRQLNMKIDIPIVITVATENTDIQSRLNAGGSILNVSCAGKTPSVVREIRQRFPKVPIIATGGPTIESIRQTIEAGANTITYTPPTSAELFKNVMNKYRAEL from the coding sequence ATGTTCATACCGGAAATTGAAGGTAATCTACGCAAACACATGGTAAAAATACCTGACATAATAAATCAGGCCAGTGGAATAAATATTTTCGGGAAAAATATAAAATCTCTTCTGTTTTCTACCGATGTTGCTTTAATTAAGAATTGCAATGCACATGCAGTTATTGCAGTTTACCCTTTTACACCGCAACCGGTAATTACTCATGCCATAATAGCGGCATCAGATATCCCTGTGTTTTGCGGAGTAGGGGGCGGCACCACAACCGGTAAAAGAATTATAAACATTGCAATGGATGCTGAATTTCAGGGTGCCATAGGAGTTGTTGTAAATGCTCCCACACCAAATGAAATTATCAGGCAATTAAATATGAAAATAGATATTCCTATCGTAATTACCGTTGCTACCGAAAATACGGATATACAAAGCAGGCTGAACGCAGGTGGTTCCATCCTCAATGTATCATGTGCCGGAAAAACACCGAGTGTTGTGAGGGAAATCCGACAGAGATTCCCGAAGGTGCCCATAATTGCAACGGGAGGCCCCACAATTGAAAGTATAAGGCAAACAATTGAGGCAGGTGCCAATACAATAACCTATACACCGCCTACAAGTGCGGAGCTGTTTAAAAATGTAATGAATAAATACAGAGCAGAATTATAG
- the speB gene encoding agmatinase has translation MINKNTLPTNFLGCESRFEDSDIVIFGAPYDGTTTFRPGTRFAPSAMRIDSIGLETYSPYFDADISDYKIHDYGDLDLPFGSPNKALHMISETSGFIFKQGKKPLMIGGEHLVTLPSIEQAAKLYPDLRIIHFDAHTDLREEYIGEPLSHSTVIRRAWDILGDNRIYQFGIRSGTREEFYWARDGHTNLCLHNFETLANAVSQISNAPVYLTIDLDVLDPSIFSGTGTPEAGGVTFLELINALKTVSALNIIGADIVELSPHYDHSGASTAVACKVLREVILAMQNF, from the coding sequence ATGATAAATAAGAATACCCTGCCAACAAATTTTCTTGGGTGCGAAAGCCGCTTTGAGGATTCTGATATTGTAATTTTCGGTGCTCCATACGACGGTACAACTACCTTTAGACCCGGCACAAGATTTGCCCCTTCTGCCATGAGAATTGATTCTATAGGTCTTGAAACGTATAGTCCATACTTTGATGCTGATATTTCCGACTATAAAATTCATGACTACGGCGACCTTGATCTGCCCTTCGGTTCACCAAATAAGGCTTTGCATATGATATCCGAAACGTCCGGATTTATTTTTAAACAAGGTAAGAAGCCTCTTATGATTGGCGGTGAGCATCTTGTTACACTACCTTCAATTGAACAGGCTGCAAAATTATATCCTGATCTCAGAATTATTCATTTTGATGCTCATACTGATTTAAGAGAAGAATACATCGGAGAACCTTTATCACACTCTACAGTTATAAGAAGAGCATGGGATATCCTGGGGGACAATCGCATCTATCAGTTTGGTATAAGAAGCGGAACAAGAGAGGAATTTTACTGGGCAAGGGATGGCCACACCAACCTTTGTCTCCATAATTTTGAAACACTTGCAAATGCTGTATCCCAAATCAGTAATGCACCGGTTTACCTGACAATAGATCTGGATGTTCTTGATCCGTCTATATTTTCCGGAACAGGTACTCCTGAAGCTGGGGGAGTCACCTTTCTTGAATTGATAAATGCACTTAAAACAGTATCTGCATTGAATATCATTGGTGCTGATATAGTTGAACTGTCTCCCCACTATGATCACAGCGGTGCATCAACCGCTGTTGCATGCAAGGTTTTAAGAGAAGTAATTCTTGCCATGCAGAATTTCTAG
- the gatC gene encoding Asp-tRNA(Asn)/Glu-tRNA(Gln) amidotransferase subunit GatC — protein MTNSESNDYIKYMAELAKLSLDDSEIQSLAEDMRDIIGLMDTIKNIDTEQIDATEHISRVTNIMREDHPGDSLDAKQILSNSKKTMENCFAIPKMIE, from the coding sequence ATGACTAATTCTGAATCTAACGATTACATTAAATATATGGCTGAACTTGCCAAGCTATCTCTCGATGACAGCGAAATACAGTCACTGGCTGAAGATATGCGAGATATTATAGGTTTAATGGATACAATTAAGAATATTGATACAGAACAAATAGATGCAACTGAACACATATCCCGTGTTACTAATATTATGAGGGAAGATCATCCAGGGGATTCTCTAGATGCCAAACAAATTCTATCGAATTCAAAAAAGACTATGGAAAATTGTTTTGCTATTCCTAAGATGATTGAATAA
- the gatA gene encoding Asp-tRNA(Asn)/Glu-tRNA(Gln) amidotransferase subunit GatA: MDITRLTIKEARKLLDNREISALELTRTYLDRINTLDGKVESYLSVTEDMALKQAEQAQNLIDYGKASLLTGIPLSIKDNICIEGTKTTCASKMLEDFVSPYTATAVDKLFADNAVILGKTNLDEFAMGGSTENSAFKITKNPFDLTRVPGGSSGGSAACVSASLALGSLGSDTGGSVRQPASFCGVVGMKPTYGLVSRYGLVAFASSFDQIGPIAKTVEDCAIILDSICGNDPKDATSLKYENDSSYSSSVSGDIKGFKFGLPKEYLTEGLNAEVKESLYKSIDKLESMGAKIEEFSMPVLKHAVPAYYLMSSAEASSNLSRYDGVKYGYRADNCKSFNELIGKSRAEGFGKEVKRRILLGTYSLASGYYDAYYKKALKLRTLISNGFNEAFTKYDVVLHPTTPETAFKIGQNSNSPLAMYLADIYTVAVNIAGLPSISLPCGYDSNGLPIGLSFTGKPLGEKDIFRAAASFEAEFSDKFRVPAI, encoded by the coding sequence ATGGATATAACCAGATTAACCATTAAAGAGGCCCGAAAGCTTCTTGATAATAGAGAAATAAGTGCTTTAGAGCTGACCCGTACATATTTGGACAGGATTAATACTCTGGACGGTAAAGTAGAGTCATATCTTTCGGTTACTGAAGATATGGCACTAAAGCAGGCTGAACAAGCACAGAATTTAATAGACTACGGCAAGGCCTCCTTGCTTACTGGTATTCCTCTAAGCATAAAAGATAACATATGTATTGAAGGAACAAAAACTACATGTGCTTCAAAAATGCTTGAGGATTTTGTTTCACCATATACAGCAACGGCAGTAGATAAGCTTTTTGCAGATAATGCAGTTATTCTTGGGAAAACAAATCTGGATGAGTTTGCCATGGGAGGCTCTACAGAGAATTCAGCGTTTAAGATAACAAAGAACCCTTTTGACTTAACAAGAGTCCCTGGTGGTTCTTCAGGCGGTTCCGCTGCTTGTGTATCTGCTTCTTTAGCCCTTGGTTCTCTTGGCTCTGATACAGGCGGATCAGTAAGGCAGCCTGCCTCATTTTGCGGTGTTGTCGGTATGAAACCTACTTATGGATTGGTCTCAAGATATGGTTTGGTTGCTTTTGCATCCTCCTTTGACCAGATAGGCCCCATCGCCAAAACCGTTGAGGATTGTGCAATAATTTTAGACAGTATCTGCGGAAATGATCCTAAAGACGCTACTTCCTTAAAATACGAAAATGATTCCAGCTACAGTTCTTCTGTTTCAGGTGATATTAAGGGTTTTAAGTTTGGCTTGCCCAAGGAATACCTGACAGAAGGCTTAAACGCCGAAGTAAAGGAGTCATTATATAAATCAATTGACAAATTGGAGAGTATGGGGGCAAAAATTGAGGAGTTCTCAATGCCGGTATTGAAACACGCCGTACCTGCTTACTATCTTATGTCCTCTGCCGAGGCAAGCTCCAATCTATCAAGATATGACGGAGTAAAATATGGCTACAGAGCCGACAACTGCAAATCCTTTAACGAACTAATCGGTAAATCAAGAGCTGAGGGCTTCGGAAAAGAGGTCAAGAGAAGAATTCTTCTTGGAACCTACTCTCTTGCATCAGGTTACTATGATGCCTATTACAAAAAAGCCCTAAAACTTAGAACATTAATAAGCAACGGCTTTAATGAGGCTTTTACGAAATATGATGTTGTTCTGCATCCTACTACTCCTGAAACTGCATTCAAAATAGGGCAAAATTCTAATAGTCCGCTTGCAATGTATCTTGCAGATATTTATACTGTTGCCGTAAATATAGCAGGACTTCCTTCTATATCACTCCCATGTGGCTACGATTCAAACGGACTTCCTATAGGTCTTTCTTTTACGGGTAAGCCATTGGGAGAAAAAGATATATTCAGAGCTGCTGCGAGTTTTGAGGCTGAGTTTTCCGATAAGTTCAGAGTTCCCGCTATATAG
- the gatB gene encoding Asp-tRNA(Asn)/Glu-tRNA(Gln) amidotransferase subunit GatB, which translates to MKYIPSIGLEIHSELSTKSKIFCDCPVSFGGEPNTRCCPVCTGMPGTLPVLNKQAVEYTVIAGLALNCKINEFSKMDRKNYFYPDLPKAYQISQFDLPICKDGGLTINTPDGEKFIRIERIHLEEDAGKLLHDNYDRYSLADYNRCGVPLIEIVTKPDLSSAEEAKEFVEKVRLMLLYSGVSDCRMEEGSLRADVNVSIRPIGTDELGTRTEMKNINSIKAIARAIDYEINRQSELLNEGKKIIQETRRWDDSKGESKALRSKEDAHDYRYFPEPDIVPVTFKSEDIEKLRKSLPELPDKRFERYTKTYSVNQADANLLLTSVSLSDFFEAAAAESGNPKQAANFIVVEVLRRLKDSNMSPEDIPFDGKLLARLLRLMDSEKITPNNAKKVLSEMFETGKEPDTIVDERGYKIINDTAEVESMVKEIISSNEKAVGEYLEGKEKTFGYLMGQCSRALAGRGNPKVVQEILRSELNKLRDIDINVH; encoded by the coding sequence ATGAAATATATACCTTCTATAGGCTTGGAAATACATTCGGAGTTATCTACAAAATCAAAAATTTTCTGCGATTGTCCCGTAAGTTTCGGGGGCGAGCCAAATACAAGGTGTTGTCCCGTTTGCACAGGAATGCCCGGAACTTTGCCTGTTCTCAACAAGCAAGCCGTTGAGTATACCGTAATAGCAGGCTTGGCCTTAAACTGCAAGATAAATGAATTTTCGAAAATGGACAGGAAAAATTATTTTTATCCGGATTTACCCAAGGCTTACCAGATATCGCAATTTGACCTCCCCATCTGTAAGGACGGAGGATTGACTATAAATACACCTGATGGCGAAAAATTCATCAGAATTGAAAGAATTCATTTGGAAGAAGACGCCGGAAAGCTTCTTCATGACAACTATGACAGATATAGTCTTGCAGACTATAATCGCTGCGGAGTTCCTCTGATAGAGATTGTAACTAAACCTGATTTGTCCTCTGCAGAAGAAGCGAAGGAATTCGTTGAAAAGGTTCGTTTGATGCTCCTATACTCCGGCGTTTCAGACTGTCGTATGGAGGAAGGCTCTTTGAGGGCTGATGTAAATGTGTCTATTAGACCGATTGGTACTGATGAACTTGGCACAAGAACAGAAATGAAAAATATCAATTCCATAAAAGCTATTGCAAGAGCTATTGATTATGAAATCAACAGACAGTCAGAGCTTCTGAATGAAGGTAAAAAAATAATTCAGGAGACAAGACGCTGGGATGATAGCAAAGGCGAAAGCAAGGCACTAAGAAGCAAAGAAGATGCACATGACTACAGATATTTTCCAGAACCGGATATTGTGCCTGTAACCTTTAAAAGTGAGGATATTGAGAAGCTGAGAAAATCCCTTCCGGAGCTTCCCGACAAGAGATTTGAAAGGTACACGAAAACCTACTCTGTTAACCAAGCTGATGCCAATCTGCTGCTTACTTCGGTAAGTCTCTCGGATTTCTTTGAAGCTGCCGCAGCCGAATCGGGAAATCCTAAACAGGCCGCTAATTTTATTGTGGTTGAAGTATTGAGAAGGCTCAAAGACAGCAACATGTCGCCCGAGGATATTCCCTTTGACGGAAAGCTGCTGGCAAGACTCTTAAGATTGATGGACAGCGAAAAAATTACTCCCAACAATGCTAAGAAGGTTTTGTCAGAAATGTTTGAAACAGGTAAAGAACCTGATACCATTGTAGATGAAAGAGGCTACAAAATAATAAATGATACTGCAGAAGTTGAAAGCATGGTTAAAGAAATAATCTCAAGTAATGAAAAAGCGGTTGGGGAATATCTTGAAGGTAAAGAAAAGACTTTTGGGTATTTGATGGGGCAATGTTCAAGGGCATTGGCCGGGAGAGGCAATCCTAAAGTAGTTCAGGAGATCCTGAGAAGCGAGCTTAACAAGCTTAGAGATATTGATATAAACGTTCATTAA